The segment AGCGCAGTCAACGGTAGGGGAATCTCGTCGAAGAAGACATCCTCGACGATGGAGGACTGAGTGCCGTAGGCGATGCCCGTCAACTCTACCTGGAGCGGGTACTCCTGGGGCAGCCGCTCCCTGACCGCACCGATGCGGCTCAGCAGAACGCTGGTGTGGAAGCCTGCACGAACGTCCGTCGCATCGATCTGCTCCCCCGCACGATCAACCGCCAGCAATGCGTTCAGACCTCGCCAACCAGCACGCCCCAGCTGATGTCGTCGAGGACGAACAGGAGAGACGGCCTTCTTCCCCTTGCCGCTCTTCTTGCCACGGGTAGCGGCACTGTCGACGATCCAGGCGGTATGAGGTTCGTGATCGGGCGTGCTGTCCAGTCGGTCCCCCGCGGCCACAACGACCTGCGTGACCCGCAGCCCGCTTGGGGTCTCCTCCGGAACCAGCCGGATACGACGCGACTGCCAGGTCCATACGTCCAACAGCCCACGAGACGCGCGGGCCTGCCAAGCCGGTGTGGCACAGGACAGCGTCTCCTCAACCCTGCCATTCGGCCCTCGACGCCTCCACTGAGGCCGGTCGTCGGACAGCAGTGGCTGTCCGAAGGGAATGTTGAGCAGAAGAGTCTCGTAGACGGTACGACCCTTGGGCATGACGACGCCCAGTTGCCCCAGCGGCCCGACCGGATTCCCCGTCGTCTTCCCCGCCTTCACCCGCGGATCGCCCACTGCACCTGTCTTGATGGCGGCCGTGTCCCAACAATGGGTGTGCAGCAGCCAACGTGCAGCCTGCGCCGGGGTCAGATCCAGCGAGTCACCCTCCGAACGGGACGAGAACAGCGGCACGTTGTTGCCGGTGGCAGCCGTCGCCACCAGAAGCGCAGACCCTTTGGTCTCGTCTCTGGCGGTGCGCAGCCGCGCGACCTGTGCGAAGGGCGCGTCCTTGCCGAAGAGGTCGAACAGGTGACGGTGACCGTCAAGGTAAGCATTGAGCTTGTCGCACTGCTCAGGAGAGAAGGCCCCAGCCTTGAACACCGCAACCCACTCAGCGGCATCCCGCGGCCGTCCCAGAGCATCCACGACGATGGGCAGCAACAACTGCCGATAAATCGCCGGTTTCTGGGTCGGCAGCTCAACAGCGATGTCCTGGAACCGCTCGGCCTCCAAAAGGAGCCGTCGCACGCCAACTTCTTCGAAGGCGCCAAGCCCCCGATACCCCTCCCCCGCAACACTGTTCGAGGAGCGTGCGGACAACCACACGTCATCCAGCAAATTACACAACTAGGCTTCCCCCCATACATCCACGCCATGAGACGCGAGAAGCATCGTTACACAGCAGCCCCCAGCCCCGTCTCCAAATGCCAAAACGTTCCCCGCACCGGCGGGGTTGGTCCCCTCGCCCACCTTGTACAGAGCCTGCTCCGTGCGTGGTCCCCGCGCATGCGGGGTTGGTCCCACGGCGCCGAGCTTGCACGCCAGGCACCCGCACTGCTCCCCGCACCCGCGGGGTTGGCCCCAGCTCCATGTACGTGTCCGAGGTCAAGACGATCTGCTCCCCGCACCCGCGGGGTTGGCCCCGATCACCTGTTCGAGGGCCAGGCCGCGGTTGTCTGCTCCCCGCACCCGCGGGGTTGGTCCCGTCTTCGTCGTCGCGGTGCCCGGCGGCGGCATCTGCTCCCCGCACCCGCGGGGTTGGTCCCCTGCTGGCCCGCGCGGAGGCCCGGATCGCGGGCTGCTCCCCGCACCCGCGGGGTTAGTCCCGCCTACGCTGGCAAGCTACGCTCGCGCGGCATCTGCTCCCCGCACCCGCGGGGTTGGTCCCCTCACCCCAACCACCGCGAACGCCTACGCCAACTGCTCCCCGCACCCGCGGGGTTGGTCCCACGTGGCCTCGGCGACATCGAACAGCGCCATGCTGGTCCCGGCACCCGCGGGGTTGGTCCCCGGTGAAGAACCCGTTCGACGCGGTGGCACGGCTGCTCCCGGCACCCGCGGGGTTGGTCCCTGCACCGGAATCTGGAGGATGAACTTGAAGCTCTGCTCCCCGCACCCGCGGGGTTGGTCCCGAGCAGCAGGCACGTACCCTCCTTGAGCGGCTCTGCTCCCGGCGCCCGCGGGGTTGGTCCCGGCTACCGCTTCTACGCCGACGACTACCGAGTCTGCTCCCCGCACCCGCGGGGGTTGGACCCGTCCCTCCAGCTGAGGAGGGTGCTGGATGAAGCTGCCCCCACCCGCGGGGTTGGTCCCTGACGTAGGCCAGCCTGCCGATTCGTCGGTTGCTGCTCCCCGCACCCGCGGGGTTGGTCCCCAGGATCGTGAACGTAAACCGCCATGGTGGCCCTGCTCCCCGCACCCGCGGGGTTGCTCCCTGGCCGCAGAGTGGACCCAGCCGTACCGGCAGCTGCCCACGCCCGCCGCGAGCATCGTCGCCGCCTCCACTGACGACATCATGGCCACAAACGCCACCGAGACCCGCCCGGCGCCCCCTGGTCGGACTCCAAACCGCAGGCATCTCCCTCTGGCCAGCCCGACGATCCAGACGAAACTGCCAGCTTCTCCCACACGTACATGTGCTGTCGGCTCTCCCCGTGACGGGCTCCCCGGTCCCCCCGTCCCACTGCCCGGAATCGGGCTCACGGAGCACGTTTCGACGGTCGTGTGGACCGAGCGATCGGGATATGTGCTGGCTGGTCGCTGAATCTGAAGTCGGCCGCCCTGCACTGCCTCGGCCGGGGTGCATGACGGTGCTCGACGAGCCAGCTGGACGACGGCAGGCGCAGGAGTGCGCCATCATGCATGAAGGTGGAGTAACGGCCAGCGTATGGCCGCCAACGGCGCCAAGGGTTCATCGACCATGGCGAGTGCGGTAGGCGACTTGAAGCGACGGACGAGGAAATGGCGCGGGATTACGACAGTCAGCTGCTGGAGTCGGTGGCGGTACGCCGTCGCAGAATGCGGGATGCCCTGTTGTTCGGGGCGCAGCGGGGACGTCGCACGGCGGACGAGCGGCTGGGGAAGGTGTTCGCGGGGATCGCGATCACGGCTGTCCTGTGTGCGGGGTGCGTGGGGTGGTCGTTCCTTCAGCACACGCTGGCCACGCAGAAGGCTGAGCAGGAGAAGCAGCAGCGTCAGATGCAGCAGTACGGGCAGCCGACAAGGTCGGCGGCCCCCTAGAAGCCCGTGGATCGGATTCGGACAGAGTTTGCGACATTCCCGGGGAATGCGCGAAGAGCTGACCGTGCAGAAGAGGTTTCCCTGACGCAGAGCCAGCGTGGAAGCATGTCCCGTTTGGCCGAAGAGTTCGTCAACCCCGCGATGGTAGGTTCCGGTAAGTGGTGAGCAGAGCAGCGAGTTCCCAGGCGCAACTGAGCCGAGTGACGTTGGTCGGTGAGCGACGCCGGGCCGATGTCGTCCTGCTCTCCGATACGCCGATAGGGCAACTGATCCCGGATGTCCTGCCGTTGCTGGGCGATCGGCCCGCATCGCGTCCGGTAGCTCGGCAGTTGATTACCGCCGACGGCTCTGTCCTGCCCTACGACAGCACGCTGGCGTCGGCCGGGGTAGCCGACGGCGCCGTGCTCCGGCTGGTGACGACGCATTCTGCGCCGCCGGCTCCCGTTGTGCACGACGTCACCGATCAGGTCGCTGACGACCTCGATCTGCGGTCTTGGCGCTGGCGTCCCGCTGCGCGCCGGGCCAGTGCAGGGGTGGCAACGGTCGTCTTCGCCGTGATCGCCGCGCTGCTCGCCCGTCGTGAGTTCCCACTGGGCGCCCTGTTCGGTGCTCTGTCAGTGGTATCGCCTGTGCTCCTGGCCGCCGGTGCGCTCGTCGCCAAGATCGGACGGGGAAACCGGGGACTGGCGACCGCCCTCCTACTCGCCGCCGGCGGGCTTGGTGTTCTCACGGGGTGGACGGCTGCCGATGCGTTCGGCTGGCCTGGCACCGCGCGGCTCGCTGCCGTGGCGGGTGCGCTGGTCGTGACGCTGGTGTTCCTTGGTTACTTCTCTCCGCTGGGCAAGGGTGGGCTCGTTGGTGCGGTGACCACTGCCGCGATCGCCGTTGCGTGGGAGGCGGTGGCCGCGGTTCAGGGTGATCCGGCCCGGCTCGGTGCCGTTATGGCTGTCTTCTCGTTGGTGGTGCTCGGTGTGCTGCCGCGGCTTGCGCTGACGGCATCGGGGCTCACCGCGCTCGACGACCGCCGCTCGGGCGGTGTCTCCGTCAGCCGTCACCAGGTAGGTACCGCGCTTGCAGCGACGCACCGAGGCCTTGCCCTCTCGACGATCGTCACTGCGGTTTCGGCAGTCTTCGCCGGATGGCTGCTCACACTGGCCGAGCGGCCGACCGTATGGAGCGTGGTGCTGGCGTCGCTCGTTGTCGTGGTGCTGGTGTCGAGGGCGCGAGCGTTCCCGCTGGTCGTGG is part of the Streptomyces platensis genome and harbors:
- the eccD gene encoding type VII secretion integral membrane protein EccD, which codes for MVSRAASSQAQLSRVTLVGERRRADVVLLSDTPIGQLIPDVLPLLGDRPASRPVARQLITADGSVLPYDSTLASAGVADGAVLRLVTTHSAPPAPVVHDVTDQVADDLDLRSWRWRPAARRASAGVATVVFAVIAALLARREFPLGALFGALSVVSPVLLAAGALVAKIGRGNRGLATALLLAAGGLGVLTGWTAADAFGWPGTARLAAVAGALVVTLVFLGYFSPLGKGGLVGAVTTAAIAVAWEAVAAVQGDPARLGAVMAVFSLVVLGVLPRLALTASGLTALDDRRSGGVSVSRHQVGTALAATHRGLALSTIVTAVSAVFAGWLLTLAERPTVWSVVLASLVVVVLVSRARAFPLVVEVVALLAAASCLVVRLVTWWMEHAGGVGPLSVLCVAAVLPLVVLAVQVPEHVQVRLRRMGDLVESVGMVGLFPLAFGVFGVYGQLLNQF
- the casA gene encoding type I-E CRISPR-associated protein Cse1/CasA translates to MCNLLDDVWLSARSSNSVAGEGYRGLGAFEEVGVRRLLLEAERFQDIAVELPTQKPAIYRQLLLPIVVDALGRPRDAAEWVAVFKAGAFSPEQCDKLNAYLDGHRHLFDLFGKDAPFAQVARLRTARDETKGSALLVATAATGNNVPLFSSRSEGDSLDLTPAQAARWLLHTHCWDTAAIKTGAVGDPRVKAGKTTGNPVGPLGQLGVVMPKGRTVYETLLLNIPFGQPLLSDDRPQWRRRGPNGRVEETLSCATPAWQARASRGLLDVWTWQSRRIRLVPEETPSGLRVTQVVVAAGDRLDSTPDHEPHTAWIVDSAATRGKKSGKGKKAVSPVRPRRHQLGRAGWRGLNALLAVDRAGEQIDATDVRAGFHTSVLLSRIGAVRERLPQEYPLQVELTGIAYGTQSSIVEDVFFDEIPLPLTALNPDGIVCGSLLEALSQAESLASAVNSLSADLRRAAGTEPIPWDKGQRPGDTLLHALDPLVRRLLAGLRTVGEDFEQSERGLTAWEQKAGRETWKVAEQVLSTAAPGLFSGRTVTKDGKDRVYQLSRAERHFLDRMDEILTRRAALRKAAPEPQRRPRSPSRPATAPHTTDRPSDES